From a single Herbiconiux sp. SALV-R1 genomic region:
- a CDS encoding dihydrofolate reductase family protein — MTKTQYYVAASVDGFIADRENGLGWLLEFGMEEFESDYEEFLGGVGVVVMGSRTYEWLLAEGSPWAYPEQEAWVLTSRELPPIEHGERIRFAAGDVTALHREWVEAAGGKNIWVVGGGEVAAQVADAGLLDELLLTIMPVALGDGAPLLPIAANTPALKASNVVALPSGAISVRYALRAG; from the coding sequence ATGACGAAGACGCAGTACTACGTGGCGGCGAGTGTGGATGGGTTCATCGCCGATCGGGAGAACGGGCTGGGGTGGTTGCTCGAGTTCGGGATGGAGGAGTTCGAGAGCGACTACGAGGAGTTCCTCGGCGGTGTGGGTGTGGTGGTGATGGGGTCGCGCACCTACGAGTGGCTGCTCGCCGAAGGGAGCCCATGGGCGTACCCCGAGCAGGAGGCGTGGGTGCTGACCTCGCGCGAGTTGCCGCCCATCGAGCATGGTGAGCGCATCAGGTTCGCTGCCGGTGACGTCACCGCGCTGCACCGGGAGTGGGTCGAGGCAGCCGGCGGGAAGAACATCTGGGTGGTGGGCGGCGGGGAGGTCGCCGCTCAGGTGGCCGATGCCGGGCTGCTCGATGAGCTCCTGCTCACGATCATGCCGGTGGCGCTGGGCGACGGCGCTCCCCTGCTGCCCATCGCGGCGAACACACCTGCCCTGAAGGCGTCGAACGTCGTCGCGCTCCCCAGCGGCGCGATCAGCGTGCGCTACGCCCTCAGGGCCGGCTGA
- a CDS encoding cell wall-binding repeat-containing protein — translation MTPTRFRRRRVLPLAVASISVALVAGAGAAPAFAADEAPPVPLCPPVQQTIGTHVNERLYDPDAFPRTFTSSVSTGSLPDGASLFDGGWYSEYRVVPTTAGAYDFTLTLTSERGVTSQVACHVDVYDDELHLAGRLTTSRIAAPDRYEEAVAISRVVSGAGADTVYIASGEVFADALSASAIAAQRGAPLLLTHSNSVPPAVEAELVRLKPKRVVILGGTTTIEPSVEARLAAFAPKVTRISGADRFEASRNIILGDAPASKTLYVASGNVFPDALSAAPAGGSVGAPVLLVDGLATDLTPDESGLMTARGVTRTIIVGGPSTVSDSMEASVRSQVSQVKRIEGRDRYDASAAVARDAFPTSGSKKPDTVYFATGERYPDALAGAVLATKTGSPIYLVHSDCIPRDAARHILDIGATKAVLLGGSESLTSDVMALKVCSK, via the coding sequence ATGACCCCGACCCGCTTCCGCAGACGCCGTGTACTCCCGCTTGCCGTCGCCAGCATCTCCGTGGCCCTGGTGGCCGGCGCGGGTGCCGCACCGGCCTTCGCCGCCGATGAGGCCCCGCCCGTCCCCTTGTGTCCGCCCGTCCAGCAAACGATCGGTACGCACGTCAACGAACGCCTCTACGATCCGGATGCCTTTCCGCGCACCTTCACCTCGAGCGTTTCCACGGGGTCGTTGCCCGACGGTGCATCACTCTTCGACGGTGGCTGGTACTCCGAGTACCGGGTCGTGCCGACGACCGCGGGTGCCTACGACTTCACCCTCACGCTCACGTCCGAGCGGGGCGTGACGTCCCAGGTCGCGTGCCACGTCGACGTCTACGACGATGAACTCCACCTCGCAGGACGCCTGACGACCAGCAGAATTGCAGCCCCCGACCGCTATGAGGAGGCCGTCGCGATAAGCCGAGTGGTCAGCGGAGCTGGGGCCGACACCGTGTACATCGCCAGCGGAGAGGTGTTTGCGGATGCACTGAGCGCTTCTGCGATCGCTGCCCAGCGGGGTGCGCCGCTGCTTCTCACGCACTCGAACTCGGTGCCACCCGCAGTCGAAGCCGAATTGGTGAGGCTCAAACCCAAAAGAGTCGTCATCCTTGGCGGCACCACGACCATCGAACCTTCCGTAGAAGCGCGGCTGGCAGCGTTCGCCCCGAAGGTCACGCGGATCTCGGGTGCGGACAGGTTCGAGGCTTCGCGGAACATCATCCTCGGTGATGCACCGGCGTCCAAGACCCTCTACGTGGCCAGCGGCAACGTCTTCCCCGACGCTCTCAGCGCCGCGCCCGCCGGCGGGAGCGTAGGAGCTCCCGTCCTTCTGGTCGATGGCCTCGCGACCGATCTGACTCCCGACGAATCAGGTCTCATGACCGCCCGCGGAGTCACCCGTACCATCATCGTGGGCGGCCCGAGCACCGTGTCCGACAGCATGGAGGCTTCCGTGCGGTCACAGGTGTCGCAGGTGAAGCGCATCGAGGGCCGTGACCGCTACGATGCCTCGGCCGCCGTCGCTCGCGACGCCTTCCCCACGTCGGGAAGTAAGAAGCCCGATACGGTGTACTTCGCCACCGGCGAGCGGTATCCCGACGCGCTCGCGGGTGCAGTGCTCGCCACCAAGACGGGCTCGCCCATCTATCTCGTCCACTCCGATTGCATTCCTCGAGACGCCGCCCGCCACATCCTCGACATCGGGGCGACCAAGGCGGTGCTGCTGGGAGGCAGCGAGAGCCTGACCTCTGACGTCATGGCCCTCAAGGTCTGCAGCAAGTAG
- a CDS encoding DUF3000 domain-containing protein produces the protein MAETPFTPDIPAAFGAALDSLRRADTRAELVVHEIPAPANLAPNAVALAADVTPQRHGADSELGTGRFILLHDESRPEAWGGEFRVVCFAQAPLETEIGLDPFLADVAWSWLVDALDARGANYISASGTATKIISTGFGELSSQGDGAQIELRASWTPTDHNLQAHVEGWSELLCMLAGLPPVVDGVTMLQARRARRE, from the coding sequence GTGGCCGAAACTCCCTTCACTCCGGACATTCCGGCGGCATTCGGCGCGGCGCTCGACTCGCTGCGCCGTGCCGACACGCGGGCGGAGCTCGTCGTCCACGAGATCCCCGCGCCCGCCAACCTCGCCCCGAACGCGGTGGCGCTCGCCGCCGATGTCACGCCCCAACGCCATGGGGCCGACTCCGAGCTCGGCACCGGCAGGTTCATCCTGCTGCACGACGAGTCGCGGCCGGAGGCCTGGGGCGGGGAGTTCCGGGTGGTCTGCTTCGCGCAGGCGCCGCTCGAGACCGAGATCGGCCTCGACCCGTTCCTGGCCGATGTGGCCTGGTCGTGGCTGGTCGACGCGCTCGACGCCCGCGGGGCGAACTACATCTCCGCCTCCGGCACCGCGACGAAGATCATCTCCACCGGTTTCGGCGAGCTGTCGAGCCAGGGCGACGGGGCGCAGATCGAGCTGCGCGCATCCTGGACCCCCACCGACCACAACCTCCAGGCCCATGTCGAGGGCTGGAGCGAACTTCTCTGCATGCTGGCCGGTCTGCCTCCCGTCGTCGATGGCGTGACGATGCTGCAGGCCAGGCGAGCCCGACGTGAGTGA
- a CDS encoding HRDC domain-containing protein, with the protein MSKEPQNETPARTVIATVDDFHDAVEAIALGEGPVAVDAERASGFRYSQRAYLIQVFRRGAGSFLFDPPAIEEFAPLQSVIGDVEWVLHAASQDLACLREVGLDPTTVFDTELAARLLGLPRVGLGAVVEELLGIHLAKEHSAADWSTRPLPASWLEYAALDVELLVDLRDAMAELLRQQGKEQVAAEEFAAVVAKEEKQPLAEPWRRLSGITSLRPDRHLAAARELWLARDDLARSTDTAPGRLVPDASLLVAAKALPTSRRELASLKAFSGRASRTEIDRWWAAIERARTTDDIPTQKRATDTLPPPRSWSDRNPEADARLKTARAALTAVSEEHSIPLENLLTPDFLRRVAWNPPSPLTLETVSDALAELGARPWQIGLTAQPILDSFVEPHQPDETAPEAAS; encoded by the coding sequence GTGAGCAAAGAACCCCAGAACGAGACCCCGGCCCGCACCGTCATCGCGACGGTCGACGACTTCCACGACGCCGTCGAGGCGATCGCGCTCGGCGAGGGCCCGGTGGCCGTCGACGCCGAACGGGCGAGCGGCTTCCGCTACTCGCAGCGCGCCTACCTCATCCAGGTGTTCCGCCGCGGGGCGGGCAGCTTCCTGTTCGACCCGCCGGCGATCGAGGAGTTCGCTCCCCTGCAGTCGGTGATCGGCGACGTGGAGTGGGTGCTGCACGCGGCGAGCCAAGACCTGGCGTGCCTGCGCGAGGTCGGCCTCGACCCCACCACCGTCTTCGACACCGAACTCGCGGCACGACTGCTCGGGCTCCCCCGCGTCGGCCTCGGCGCCGTGGTGGAGGAGCTGCTCGGCATCCACCTCGCCAAGGAGCACTCGGCGGCCGACTGGTCGACCAGGCCGCTGCCCGCCTCCTGGCTCGAGTACGCCGCGCTCGACGTCGAGCTGCTGGTCGACCTGCGCGACGCCATGGCCGAGCTGCTGAGGCAGCAGGGCAAGGAGCAGGTCGCCGCCGAGGAGTTCGCCGCCGTCGTCGCCAAGGAGGAGAAGCAGCCGCTGGCCGAGCCCTGGCGCCGGCTCTCGGGCATCACCTCGCTCCGCCCCGACCGTCACCTCGCTGCGGCCCGCGAGCTGTGGCTCGCCCGCGACGACCTCGCCCGCTCGACCGACACGGCTCCGGGGCGGCTCGTGCCCGACGCCTCCCTCCTCGTCGCCGCCAAGGCGCTGCCCACGTCGCGACGGGAGCTGGCGTCGCTCAAGGCGTTCTCCGGGCGGGCGAGCCGCACCGAGATCGACCGCTGGTGGGCGGCCATCGAGCGGGCTCGAACGACCGACGACATCCCCACCCAGAAGCGCGCCACCGATACGCTGCCGCCGCCGCGCAGCTGGAGCGACCGCAACCCCGAGGCGGATGCGCGGCTGAAGACCGCGCGCGCAGCGCTCACCGCGGTGAGCGAGGAGCACAGCATCCCGCTCGAGAACCTGCTCACCCCCGATTTCCTGCGCCGCGTCGCGTGGAACCCGCCCTCCCCGCTCACGCTCGAGACGGTGTCGGATGCGCTGGCCGAGCTGGGTGCGCGCCCCTGGCAGATAGGGCTGACCGCACAACCGATCCTCGACTCCTTTGTCGAGCCCCACCAACCCGACGAGACAGCGCCCGAGGCCGCATCGTAG
- a CDS encoding S9 family peptidase, producing MRSENTGPARVPVWSIVAMAAGTAAALVAAAGAVATARMSRAIVTPSLPVDDVRILRYREGDDGGAGSLGVVELSVNADSILPGRYSLRFSSDTGHARLGEVLSVSDGVVRRAVLAIDYGDLTAARRGRISGWYFIHPRELGVPVEEVEVFTSVGPAPAWYVPSDDAGSTRWVIQVHGRGVRRGETIRAVPVFREHGFHSLHISYRNDGDAPRSADGRYALGDTEWEDLDAALTYAVDHGATEVVLMGWSMGGAIALQAMGRAVHRDRVRAIVLDSPAVDWLDILRYHGRARHVPELIGDAAFATISHSWGKAVTGQEKPLDLQRLDFVERADEVTVPVLILHSDDDGYVPSTGSRELAEARPDLVTFVQFSIARHTKLWNYDRARWNTAISDWLTLQGL from the coding sequence GTGCGTTCGGAGAACACGGGGCCGGCCCGGGTGCCGGTGTGGAGCATCGTCGCGATGGCGGCAGGCACGGCGGCGGCCCTCGTCGCGGCAGCGGGTGCCGTGGCCACGGCGCGGATGTCGCGGGCGATCGTCACCCCGTCGCTGCCGGTCGACGACGTGCGCATCCTCCGCTACCGCGAGGGCGACGACGGGGGAGCGGGCTCCCTCGGCGTGGTCGAGCTCTCGGTGAACGCCGACTCCATCCTCCCCGGCCGCTACAGCCTCCGCTTCAGCTCCGACACCGGGCACGCCCGGCTCGGCGAGGTGCTCTCCGTCTCCGACGGCGTGGTGCGCCGGGCCGTGCTCGCCATCGACTACGGCGATCTCACCGCCGCCCGGCGCGGCCGCATCAGCGGGTGGTACTTCATCCATCCGCGCGAGCTCGGCGTTCCCGTGGAGGAGGTCGAGGTGTTCACCTCCGTCGGTCCCGCCCCCGCCTGGTACGTGCCGAGCGACGACGCGGGGAGCACGCGCTGGGTCATCCAGGTGCACGGCCGTGGGGTGCGCCGCGGCGAGACCATCCGGGCCGTCCCGGTGTTCCGCGAGCACGGCTTCCACTCCCTGCACATCTCCTACCGCAACGACGGCGACGCCCCGCGCTCCGCCGACGGCCGCTATGCCCTCGGCGACACCGAGTGGGAAGACCTGGATGCGGCCCTCACCTACGCGGTCGACCACGGCGCCACCGAGGTGGTGCTGATGGGCTGGTCGATGGGCGGCGCCATCGCCCTCCAGGCCATGGGTCGCGCGGTGCACCGCGACCGCGTGCGGGCGATCGTGCTCGACTCGCCGGCGGTCGACTGGCTCGACATCCTGCGGTACCACGGCAGGGCGCGACACGTGCCCGAGCTCATCGGCGACGCCGCCTTCGCCACCATCAGCCACTCCTGGGGCAAGGCGGTCACCGGGCAGGAGAAGCCGCTCGACCTGCAGCGCCTCGACTTCGTCGAGCGCGCCGACGAGGTGACGGTGCCCGTGCTCATCCTGCACAGCGACGACGACGGCTACGTGCCCTCGACGGGTTCGCGCGAGCTCGCCGAGGCGCGGCCCGACCTGGTCACCTTCGTGCAGTTCTCCATCGCCCGGCACACCAAGCTCTGGAACTACGATCGCGCGCGCTGGAACACCGCGATCTCCGACTGGCTCACACTCCAGGGGCTGTGA
- a CDS encoding 3-hydroxyacyl-CoA dehydrogenase NAD-binding domain-containing protein, whose product MTDYSTIDFSELEAFSADEVVTHSYVRDIPLPSGKTLALITLDNGRDHTRPSTLGPVGLLEYLHTLQALKVRASAGEIQAVAVTGKPYILAAGADLSKVGEVPSKDAARKLAQLGHYAFASMKDVGVPSFAFINGLALGGGVEVALAADYRTVDSSIPALALPEVFLGIIPGWGGAYLLPNLIGIENALKVVVENPLKNNRTLKSQEVFDLGIADAIFSPRNYLEESLAWADGVLTGRIKVKRPNEPGKMERLVKWDVAIGIARKMLESRIGTVAKSPYAALELLKAAKSGTPEEGFAREDEALAELISGDQFQASIYAFNLVQKRAKKPAGAPDKALAKPVTKVGIIGAGLMASQFALLFVRRLQVPVVITDLDQSRVDKGLEYIRGEIATLLSKGRISPDDSNRLNALVTGTTDKSQFDDADWVIEAVFEELGVKQDVFAEIEQHISETAVLATNTSSLSVEQIGAKLKHPERLVGFHFFNPVAVMPLIEVVNTPSTDEATLSTAMVTAAKLKKNAVITRDTPGFVVNRILAKVLGEAMHAVDTGTPFEVMNRALDPFGLPMTPFELLELVGLKVGAHVLDTHHAAFPDRFFESANLHKLAEHGKIFDRDDKGKIKGFDKKAVAIVAPPKGKAKPMTEEEILRRVEDGLADEVHRMLEDDVVHAAEDIDLCLILGAGYPFQMGGLTPYLDRVGASERAFGDTFHHPVIRGVA is encoded by the coding sequence ATGACCGACTACTCCACCATCGACTTCTCCGAGCTCGAGGCCTTCTCGGCCGACGAGGTCGTCACGCACTCCTACGTGCGCGACATCCCGCTGCCGAGCGGCAAGACGCTTGCGCTGATCACGCTCGACAACGGGCGCGACCACACCCGGCCCAGCACGCTCGGGCCGGTGGGGCTGCTCGAGTACCTGCACACGCTGCAGGCGCTCAAGGTGCGCGCCTCGGCGGGTGAGATCCAGGCGGTGGCCGTCACGGGCAAGCCGTACATCCTCGCCGCGGGCGCCGACCTCAGCAAGGTGGGCGAGGTGCCGAGCAAGGATGCGGCGCGCAAGCTCGCCCAGCTGGGTCACTACGCCTTCGCGTCGATGAAAGACGTGGGTGTTCCCTCGTTCGCGTTCATCAACGGGCTCGCGCTCGGCGGGGGCGTCGAGGTGGCGCTCGCCGCCGACTACCGCACCGTCGACTCCTCCATCCCGGCGCTGGCACTGCCCGAGGTGTTCCTCGGCATCATCCCCGGCTGGGGTGGCGCGTACCTGTTGCCGAACCTCATCGGCATCGAGAACGCCCTCAAGGTCGTCGTCGAGAACCCGCTGAAGAACAACCGCACCCTGAAGAGTCAGGAGGTCTTCGACCTCGGCATCGCCGACGCCATCTTCTCGCCGCGCAACTACCTCGAGGAGTCGCTCGCCTGGGCCGACGGCGTGCTCACCGGCCGCATCAAGGTGAAGCGCCCCAACGAGCCGGGCAAGATGGAGCGCCTGGTGAAGTGGGACGTCGCCATCGGCATCGCCCGCAAGATGCTCGAGTCGCGCATCGGCACCGTGGCGAAGTCGCCCTACGCGGCGCTCGAGCTGCTCAAGGCCGCCAAGTCGGGAACCCCCGAGGAGGGATTCGCGCGCGAAGACGAGGCACTCGCCGAACTCATCTCGGGTGACCAGTTCCAGGCCAGCATCTACGCGTTCAACCTCGTGCAGAAGCGCGCCAAGAAGCCAGCGGGAGCCCCCGACAAGGCGCTGGCGAAGCCCGTCACCAAGGTGGGCATCATCGGAGCCGGTCTCATGGCCTCGCAGTTCGCCCTGCTGTTCGTGCGCCGCCTGCAGGTCCCGGTGGTCATCACCGACCTCGACCAGTCGCGCGTCGACAAGGGGCTCGAGTACATCCGCGGTGAGATCGCCACCCTGCTGTCGAAGGGCCGCATCTCGCCCGACGACTCGAACCGCCTGAACGCCCTGGTCACCGGCACCACCGACAAGTCGCAGTTCGACGACGCCGACTGGGTGATCGAGGCCGTGTTCGAAGAGCTCGGCGTGAAGCAAGACGTGTTCGCCGAGATCGAGCAGCACATCTCCGAGACCGCGGTGCTCGCCACCAACACCTCGTCGCTCTCGGTGGAGCAGATCGGGGCGAAGCTCAAGCACCCCGAGCGGCTCGTCGGCTTCCACTTCTTCAACCCGGTGGCGGTGATGCCGCTCATCGAGGTGGTGAACACGCCGTCGACCGACGAGGCGACCCTGTCGACGGCGATGGTCACGGCGGCGAAGCTCAAGAAGAACGCCGTCATCACCCGTGACACCCCAGGGTTCGTGGTGAACCGCATCCTGGCCAAGGTGCTCGGCGAGGCGATGCACGCCGTCGACACCGGCACCCCGTTCGAGGTGATGAACCGCGCGCTCGACCCGTTCGGCCTGCCGATGACCCCCTTCGAGCTGCTCGAGCTCGTCGGGCTCAAGGTGGGTGCGCACGTGCTCGACACACACCACGCCGCGTTCCCCGATCGCTTCTTCGAGAGCGCGAACCTGCACAAGCTCGCCGAGCACGGCAAGATCTTCGACCGCGACGACAAGGGCAAGATCAAGGGCTTCGACAAGAAGGCAGTCGCCATCGTCGCTCCACCGAAGGGCAAGGCGAAGCCGATGACCGAGGAGGAGATCCTCCGCCGGGTCGAAGACGGGCTGGCCGACGAGGTGCACCGCATGCTCGAAGACGACGTCGTGCACGCCGCCGAAGACATCGACCTCTGCCTCATCCTGGGCGCCGGCTACCCCTTCCAGATGGGCGGCCTCACCCCCTACCTCGACCGGGTCGGCGCCTCCGAGCGCGCCTTCGGCGACACCTTCCACCACCCCGTCATCCGCGGCGTCGCCTAA
- a CDS encoding acetyl-CoA C-acyltransferase — protein sequence MRTPFGRAGEKGMYWQTRADDLVVKAIGGVLERNPGLPKELIDDVAIAATTQTGDQGLTLGRTAALLAGLPLSVPGYAVDRMCAGAMTSVTTVAGAIGFGAYDLAIAGGVEHMGHHPMGSGVDPNPRFLAEKLVNPEALNMGNTAERIHDRFPQLTKERSDRYALRSQQKVAAAYEAGKIQPDLVSVAIRTSEGWGLATRDEAPRPDTTLEGLAGLRTPFRPHGRVTAGNSSGLNDGATASLIASESTARELGLPVKMRLVSFAFAGVEPEIMGIGPVPSTEKALRKAGLSIDDIGLFELNEAFAVQVLSFLDHFGIDDDDPRVNEYGGAIAIGHPLASSGVRLMIQLARQFEEHPEVRYGVTAMCVGLGQGGTVIWENPHFDAKSKAAKASRKAAR from the coding sequence ATGCGCACCCCGTTCGGGCGCGCCGGTGAGAAGGGCATGTACTGGCAGACCAGGGCCGACGACCTGGTCGTCAAGGCCATCGGGGGCGTTCTCGAACGCAACCCCGGGCTGCCCAAGGAGCTCATCGACGACGTGGCGATCGCCGCGACCACCCAGACGGGCGACCAGGGTCTCACGCTCGGTCGCACCGCGGCGCTTTTGGCGGGCCTTCCCCTCTCGGTTCCCGGCTACGCCGTCGACCGCATGTGCGCGGGTGCCATGACGAGCGTCACCACGGTCGCCGGCGCCATCGGCTTCGGCGCCTACGACCTCGCGATCGCGGGCGGTGTCGAGCACATGGGTCACCACCCGATGGGCTCCGGCGTCGACCCGAACCCGCGCTTCCTCGCCGAGAAGCTCGTGAACCCCGAGGCGCTCAACATGGGCAACACGGCCGAGCGCATCCACGACCGCTTCCCGCAGCTCACCAAGGAGCGCTCCGACCGCTACGCTCTGCGCAGCCAGCAGAAGGTCGCGGCGGCGTACGAGGCGGGCAAGATCCAGCCCGACCTCGTGTCGGTCGCCATCCGCACCAGTGAAGGATGGGGGCTCGCCACGCGCGACGAGGCGCCGCGCCCCGACACCACCCTCGAGGGTCTGGCGGGCCTGCGCACGCCGTTCCGGCCGCACGGCCGCGTCACCGCGGGCAACTCCTCGGGCCTCAACGACGGCGCCACCGCCTCGCTCATCGCGAGCGAGTCGACGGCGCGCGAGCTCGGGCTGCCGGTGAAGATGCGCCTGGTCTCCTTCGCCTTCGCGGGCGTCGAGCCCGAGATCATGGGCATCGGCCCGGTGCCCTCCACCGAGAAGGCGCTGCGCAAGGCCGGTCTCTCCATCGACGACATCGGGCTGTTCGAGCTCAACGAGGCCTTCGCGGTGCAGGTGCTGTCGTTCCTCGATCACTTCGGCATCGACGACGACGACCCCCGGGTGAACGAGTACGGCGGCGCGATCGCCATCGGCCACCCCCTGGCCTCGTCGGGTGTGCGGCTGATGATCCAGCTCGCACGGCAGTTCGAGGAGCACCCCGAGGTGCGCTACGGCGTCACCGCGATGTGCGTCGGGCTCGGGCAGGGCGGCACCGTCATCTGGGAGAACCCGCACTTCGACGCCAAGTCGAAGGCTGCCAAGGCGAGCAGGAAGGCCGCACGATGA